The Halovulum dunhuangense genome contains the following window.
AGCGCGTTGATGGTGACGCCGGCCCTGCGCGCGGCGGCGCGGGGGGCGATGGTGCCCGTCCCGTCATTGGTCATCCCGTCGCCCGAGATGTCGATGACCCGGCGCGGGCAATCGGCCACGGCCGCGAACTGCGCCTGCGCCGCCGTCACCGCCTCGCCCACGGCGGTCTTGCCGCCCGACCAGCGGCGCGGCATGGCGGCCACGTTCTCGGCGAAGGTCGCCACCGCCTGCGGAGACAGCATCCGCTGCCATGACAGCATCACCGCCTGGTCGCCCGCGCCCGAGAACTGCATCACCATCAGCGCCGCCTGCCGCTGCACCAGCGCGTCGGCCACGTCGGGCTGGACCAGCGCCTCGGCCAGCCCGTCGGCCTGGAAGCGGTATTCGCCGGGATCGATCGAGCCGCTGACATCCACGACCAGCGCCAGCGCCAGCGCGCAGGCCCGCGCGGGGCCCGCGGCAAGCGCCAGCGCCAGCGCCAGCGGCAGGCGCATCACCAGTGCCCGGTATTGCCCATGCTGGCCCAGGGCTCCTGCGGGGGCAGGGCGTCGCCGGCCTGCAAGAGCTCGATCGACACGTTGTCGGGGCTGCGCACGAAGGCCATGTGCCCGTCGCGGGGGGGCCGGTTGATGGTCACGCCATTGTCCATCAGGTGCTGGCAGGTGGCATAGATGTCGTCCACCCGGTAGGCGAGATGCCCGAAATGGCGGCTGTCCGAGGGCAGGCCCTCGTCGCCGTCCCAGTTGTAGGTCAGCTCGACGGGGCATTCCGGCTGGCCGGGGGGCGCGAGGAACACCAGCGTGAAGCGGCCCTTCTCGTTGTCGATCCGGCGCGTTTCCTCCAGCCCCAGCAGGCGGTAGAAGGCCAGCGATTTTTCCAGGTCCTTCACCCGGACCATGGTGTGCAGGTAGCGCAGGGGCATCGCTCTCTCCTTTATTACATCCATATATGGTTGCCCTATACCCCGGATGCGCAAGATACTGGAACCTCAGAATCGCAGACCGGGCAGGCCTTGGGGGATGATATGTCGGACGGGACCAACGCACAGGACGAAATCGCGGAACTGCGCGCCCGGAGCGCACCCACCCGCCGCGCGACGGTGCCCGCGATGGAGGAACGGCTTTATACGCCGCACAAGGTGCTCGACCACGGCTTCGTGCGGGTGATCGACTACATGGGCGACGACGCGGCCATCGTGCAGGCCGCGCGCGTGAGTTACGGGGCGGGGACGAAGCACGTCTCGAACGATGCGGGGCTGATCAACTACCTGATGCGGCACTGGCACTCGACGCCCTTCGAGATGTGCGAGATCAAGCTGCATGTGAAGCTGCCCGTCTTCGTCGCCCGCCAGTGGATCCGCCACCGCACGGCCAACGTGAACGAGTATTCGGCGCGCTACTCGATCCTCGACCGCGAGTTCTACATCCCCGCGCCCGAGCAGCTGGCCGCCCAGAGCACGGTCAACAACCAGGGCCGGGGTGCGGTGCTTGAGGGCGAGGAGGCCGCCCGCGTGCTGGAGATGCTGAAGGGCGACGCCACGCGCTCCTACGACCATTACGAGGCGATGCTGAGCCAGGAGGGCCAGCAGGGGCTGGCGCGGGAGCTTGCCCGGATGAACCTGCCCGCCAACATCTACACCCAGTGGTACTGGAAGATCGACCTTCACAACCTGTTCCACTTCCTGCGGCTGCGGGCCGACAAGCACGCGCAATACGAGATCCGCGTCTATGCCGAGACGATCTGCGAGATCGCGAAGGACTGGGTGCCGCTGGCCTATGCCGCCTTCGAGGATTACCGCCTCAATAGTGTCCAATTCTCGGGGAAGGCTGTCGAAGTCCTGCGCCGCATGCTGGCCGGAGAGACGGTCACGCAGGAGACCTCGGGCATGAGCAAGGGGGAATGGCGGGAATTTGAGGGGGTGATCCATAACGGATCGTAAAGGTAGCAGGGAGTGATTTCATGTCTGCATTGGAACCAGCAATTAAGGTTATCGCTGCCCGCGTGAACGAGCACGCGGCAACTATCGCGACTGAAGAGGCCGCAAAGACTTCGGTTGTACTGCCATTCTTGCAGGCGCTAGGTTATGATGTTTTCAACCCTGCGGAAGTAATACCGGAATTTACGGCCGACGCCGTGGGCAAGAAGGGCGAAAAAGTTGACTATGCCGTAAAAGTTGACGGCGAAATGCGATTTCTCATAGAATGCAAAGGTCTAAGTACCAAGCTTGAAAGAAACCATCTTTCGCAGCTTTTTCGATATTTCACTGTTACTGACGCAAAATTTGCACTTCTGACGAACGGGCGAGAGTACCGTTTCTACACTGACCTAGAGGAGCCCAATAAGCTAGATCAGCGACCGTTTTTCGTGTTTGACATATTGGACGTCAACCCGAGCGCCTTTGTAGAACTTCGGAAATTCGAGAAATCGGCTTTCGATATGGCCAATATCATGGCAACAGCGGAGCGCCTCAAATACGTCTCTGCCGTGAAGGCAATGTTACTCGAACAAATGGAGACGCCCAGCGATGAATTGGTTAGGCTTGTCGCGGGTGTTGTTCATGATGGTCGCCTCACGGCTCAGGTCCGCGATCTAGTCGGTGGCGCGATCAAGTCTGCTTTCCGAGAAGTTGTGCGAGACGCTGTGCAAGCGCGTCTTTCGTCTGCGCTTCAAAGCTCGGAACTTGTGGACTCTGAAAACTCGGTCGAAGCCGTTGAGCCGGTGGACGATATCGTAACGACCCAAGAAGAAATCGAGGGAATGTTGACGATAAAATCTATTGTTCGAGCGGTAATAGACTCCAAGCGAGTTGGTTTGCGGGATGCCAAGTCGTATTGCGCCATTCTCGTTGATGACAATAACCGCAAGCCATTAGCGCGACTTCATTTTAATCGTTCACAAAAGTATATTGGCTTGTTTGACGGGGAGACCGAAGAGCGCATCGCGATTTCGGGTCTCGATGATATTTTTCAATACTCCGAGCGTTTGAAGGAAACGGCGAAGCGTTACACTTAATCGCGTCGGGTAGCCTCCCTGTCATCCCCGCGAAAGCGGGGATCCACGGCGCGAGGCCCCCGCTTTCGCGGGGGTGACAGGCTCTGGCGGGAGTGGCAGGCTCTGGCGGGGGTGACAGGCTCTGGTGGGGTCACAAGCTCCGGCAAGCGCGCCCTCTCTCACCCCCACAAAACCCACCCCCCCCCTGACTTCCGTCAAGGCGCGGCCCACCCCTCTCCGCTACCCTGCGCGCATCTTCATGCATGGGAGGGTCCGATGAAACGACTGCTTCTCGTTACCGCCTTCTGGGCCGGGGCCGCGGGGCTTGCCCCGGCCGCCAGCTTCAACGCCCCCGCGACCGGCACCGCGACCGAGACCTCGATCGCCTACCAGGTCTCCGACGGGCATGTGGTGGTCCACAACATGAGCCAGTACACGGCCATGCTGACCGCCGACCCCGAGAACCCGATGAACGGCGCCGCCGGCCCCTGTTTCGGCGTGATCGAGTTCCGGCAGGGCGCCGTCTCGGGCGGGGGGAAATGCGTCTATACCGACCAGGGCGGCGATCACATGGTGATCGGCTGGGCCGCCACCGCCGTCGCCGAGACGGGCGCCACCACCGGCACCTGGACGCTGGAGGGCGGCAGCGGCAAGTATCTCGGATCCAGCGGCGGCGGCGCGTTCCAGACCACCGGCCCTGGCCCCGACGGCACCGAGACCAACGCCATTACCGGCGAGATCACGCTGCCCTGAGCAAGGGGCCGCGCGGACGGGGCCGGCGCCCGCGGCCCCGGACGGTCGCGGCGCCGACCGCGCGCGCCGGCCGGACGCTTCGGCGCATGGCGCTGCATGACACCCGTCATCCCCGCCAAGGGGGCGATGCCCCTTGACCCCCGCTTTCGCCGGGGTGACAGCTGGGGAAGGGGGTGACAGCGCCCCCCGCAACCCCAACCCCTGTGATCCCCGCGAAAGCGGGGAACGGAGCCATCCCATGACCGACCTTACCCTCTACGGCCTGCCCACCTGCGACACCTGCCGAAAGGCGCGCAAGGCGCTGGAAGGGGCGGGGCATGTCGTCACCCTTCGCGACGTGCGGATGGAGCCGCTGTCCGAGGCCGAATGGGCGCCGCTGCTGGCCGAATTCGGGGACCGGCTGGTGAACCGCACCTCGACCACCTATCGCGGCTTTTCCGATTTCATGAAGGCCTCCGAGGCCGAGGACCAGCTGCGCGAGCACCCCGCGGTGATGAAGCGGCCCGTGATCTCGGACGGTGCGCGCTGGACGCTGGGCTGGGACGAGGGCG
Protein-coding sequences here:
- a CDS encoding arsenate reductase family protein, yielding MTDLTLYGLPTCDTCRKARKALEGAGHVVTLRDVRMEPLSEAEWAPLLAEFGDRLVNRTSTTYRGFSDFMKASEAEDQLREHPAVMKRPVISDGARWTLGWDEGAQAVWGL
- a CDS encoding DUF1194 domain-containing protein, which encodes MRLPLALALALAAGPARACALALALVVDVSGSIDPGEYRFQADGLAEALVQPDVADALVQRQAALMVMQFSGAGDQAVMLSWQRMLSPQAVATFAENVAAMPRRWSGGKTAVGEAVTAAQAQFAAVADCPRRVIDISGDGMTNDGTGTIAPRAAARRAGVTINALAIDRMGASVTQFFRTQVITGRDAFVETARGYSDYPAAMRRKLYREIVVPAS
- a CDS encoding VOC family protein, with the translated sequence MPLRYLHTMVRVKDLEKSLAFYRLLGLEETRRIDNEKGRFTLVFLAPPGQPECPVELTYNWDGDEGLPSDSRHFGHLAYRVDDIYATCQHLMDNGVTINRPPRDGHMAFVRSPDNVSIELLQAGDALPPQEPWASMGNTGHW
- the thyX gene encoding FAD-dependent thymidylate synthase, which translates into the protein MSDGTNAQDEIAELRARSAPTRRATVPAMEERLYTPHKVLDHGFVRVIDYMGDDAAIVQAARVSYGAGTKHVSNDAGLINYLMRHWHSTPFEMCEIKLHVKLPVFVARQWIRHRTANVNEYSARYSILDREFYIPAPEQLAAQSTVNNQGRGAVLEGEEAARVLEMLKGDATRSYDHYEAMLSQEGQQGLARELARMNLPANIYTQWYWKIDLHNLFHFLRLRADKHAQYEIRVYAETICEIAKDWVPLAYAAFEDYRLNSVQFSGKAVEVLRRMLAGETVTQETSGMSKGEWREFEGVIHNGS
- a CDS encoding type I restriction endonuclease produces the protein MSALEPAIKVIAARVNEHAATIATEEAAKTSVVLPFLQALGYDVFNPAEVIPEFTADAVGKKGEKVDYAVKVDGEMRFLIECKGLSTKLERNHLSQLFRYFTVTDAKFALLTNGREYRFYTDLEEPNKLDQRPFFVFDILDVNPSAFVELRKFEKSAFDMANIMATAERLKYVSAVKAMLLEQMETPSDELVRLVAGVVHDGRLTAQVRDLVGGAIKSAFREVVRDAVQARLSSALQSSELVDSENSVEAVEPVDDIVTTQEEIEGMLTIKSIVRAVIDSKRVGLRDAKSYCAILVDDNNRKPLARLHFNRSQKYIGLFDGETEERIAISGLDDIFQYSERLKETAKRYT